GACCTGCTGGCCTCGGCGCGGCGCGACGGCCTGGTGGTCATCGTGGAGGACGACCAGCGGCTCAGCGACAACCTCACCGAGGCGCTGCGCTCGCGCGGCTTCGCCGCCGTGACCGCCGCCTCGGTGCTGGAGACCGAGCGGCTCGGGCCGGTCCGGCCCTTCGCGGCCCTGGTGGACCTGCGCGTGCCGGGCGGGCCGGACGGCGAGGCCATGCGCCGCCTCGGGGCGCGCTTCCCCGGCCTGCCCATGATCGTCATGACCGGGCTGCACGACCAGGCGCCGCCGCCCACCACCGCCTTCTTCCTGAAGCCCTTCGACACCGGCGCGCTGCTGGACGCGGTGGGCCGGCTGCACGCGGCCCGCGCCGGCGCGACGCCGGCCGGCGGGGCGCCGTGAAGGACCACCCGCCGCGCCGCCCGCGCGTCCTGCTGGTGGACGACAACGCCGGGCTGGTGGAGAACCTCTCCGAGATCCTGGAGGAGGCCGGCTACCAGGTGCGCAGCGCGGCCTCCTGCGCCGCGGCGCTGCCGGCGGCCCGGGAGGGCTTCGACGTGGCGCTGGTGGACCTGCGGCTGCCAGACGGCGACGGCACCGCGCTGGCGCCGCAGCTCAAGCTGGCCTCGCCGGACGGCGAGGTGGTGCTGCTGACCGGCTTCGCCACCCTGGAGTCCGCGGTGGCGGCGGTGCGGGCCGGCGCCTGCGCCTACCTGGTCAAGCCCTGCGCCACCCCCGAGCTGCTGGTGACGGTGGAGCAGGCCATGCGGCAGGTGCGCCTGCACGGCGAGAAGCGCGAGCTGGCGCGGCGGGCCCAGATGGCCGAGAAGCTGGCGGCGGTGGGCACCATGACGGCCGGCCTGTCCCACGAGATCCGCAACCCGCTCAACGCCGCCATGCTGCAGCTCACCGTGCTGGAGCGGCGCCTGCTCAAGCTGCCGGGCCAGGGCCAGGGCCCCCTGCTGGAGCCGCTGACGCTGGTGAAGGACGAGATCCGCCGGCTCGACCACATCCTGGAGGACTTCCTCCAGTTCGCCAGGCCGCGCGAGTTCGTGCCGCGCCCGGTGGACGTGCCGGCGGTGGTGGCGCGGGTGCTCGACCTGCTGGGCGGCGAGGCCGAGCGGCGGGGCATCCGGCTGGAGCGGGAGCTGGCCCCGGCCGGCCCGACCGCCTGGGTGGCCGGCGACGAGGAGCGGCTCCGCCAGGTGCTGGTCAACCTGACCCTCAACGCGCTGGAGGCCACCCCGGACGGCGGGCAGGTGCGGGTGGCCTGCTTCACCGAGCCGGCCGATCCGGAGCGCGAGGGGGACGCCGGGCGGGTGGGCATCACCCTGGAGGACAGCGGCGCCGGGGTGGAGCCGGCGGCGCGCGATCGGATCTTCGAGCCCTTCTTCACCACCAAGGCCAAGGGCTCGGGGCTGGGGCTCTCGATCGTGCACGCCATCGTGGCGCAGCACGGCGGGACCATCTCGGTGGAGGACGGCGTGGGGGGCGGCGCCCGCTTCGTGCTCAGGCTGCCGCGGACCGGCTAGCCGGGGCCGTCGCCCGGATCCTCGCCCGGATCGCCGGCGGGCGCCGGCGTGCCGGCCGCGTACTCCTTGAGCCGGTACTGGATCTTGCGGACGCTGATGCCCAGGATCTCGGCGGCCCGCGAGGTGGAGCCGCCCACCATCTCCAGCGTGCGCAGGATGGCCTCGCGCTCGATCTCGTAGAGGGTGGCCCCGGGGATGAGGGCGCCCGGCGAGCGCTCGCGGGGGCGCGGGCCGCGCAGCGCCGGCGGCAGGTCCTCGGCGGTCAGCTCGGTGGACTTGCAGAGCACCACCGCCCGCTCCACCACGTTCTCCAGCTCGCGCACGTTGCCCGGCCAGTCGTGGGAGAGCAGCGCGTTCAGGGTGCCGGGAGCCAGCCCCTTGATCTCCTTGCCATAGGACCTGGAGTACAGGTCCATGAAGTGGGAGACCAGCGAGGGGATGTCGCCCTTGCGCGACCGCAGCGGCGGCAGCGTCACCGCCACCACGTTGAGCCGGTAGTAGAGGTCCTCGCGGAAGCGGCCGCTCCGCACCATCTCCAGCAGGTCCTTGTTGGTGGCGGCCACCACCCGCACGTCCACCTTGCGGGTCTCGTTGCCGCCCACCCGCTCGAACTCCTGGGACTGGATGACCCGCAGCAGCTTCACCTGCAGCCCCAGCGGGATGTCGCCGAACTCGTCGAGGAAGATGGTCCCGCCGTCGGCCAGGTCGAAGCGGCCGTCGCGCTTGCCCACCGCGCCGGTGAAGGCGCCCTTCTCGTGACCGAAGAGCTCCGACTCGATGAGGGTCTCGGAGAGCGCCGCCAGGTTCACCTTGACGAAGGGCTTGGCGGCCCGCGGCGAGTCCTCGTGGATGGCCTGGGCGATGAGGCTCTTGCCGGTGCCCGACTCGCCCAGGATGAGGACGGTGGCCTTGGTGGAGGCCGCCCGCTTCACCACGTCGAAGACCGCCTGCAGCTCGGGGGCGTCGCCCACGATGTTGTGGAAGCGGTAGCGCTCCCGCACCCGCTCGCGCAGGTTCTGGGTGTCGCGCTGCAGGCGCAGCTTCTCCAGCGCCTTCTCCAGCACCACCAGCACCGCGTTGGTGTCGAGCGGCTTGACCAGGTAGTTCTCGGCCCCCGCCCGCATGGCCTCCACCGCCGCCTCCACCGAGGCGAAGGCGGTCATCATGACGAAGACCGCGTCGGACCCCTGCTCGCGAGCCCGCTTGAGCAAGGTCATGCCGTCCATCCGCGGCATGCGGACGTCGGCCAGCACCGCGGCCGGGGCGAAGCCGGGCAGCAGGGCCAGGGCCTCCTCGCCGTTGGCGGCCACCGCCACCTCGAACCCCTCCTCGAGGAGGATGGTGGTGAGGGCCGCGCGCGCGTTGGCCTCGTCCTCGACGATGAGGATGCGTTCCTTGGTGCGGTTTCCTGGGATCAAGGACATCGCGGCCTCTGAAGCGGGTGCGCAAACCCTGCGGGAGAGGTGGAGTCTATGCCCCGGCTCCGCCGAAAAATCCAGCGCGTTCGCGGCCTCACCCGTCTGGCGGACACTACGAGTTTGCGCCGGCCGGCGCCGGGGTTGCCCCCTCCGGGGGTGCGTCGATCCGCCCGAGCCGGTCGTATGGGCGCCAGCGGAAACGCGCCCCCAGCCCCTCCGCCACGGCGCGGCAGTCGGCCTCCACCATCCCGGGCATGGCCACCACGCTGGCCGCCACCTCGGGCAGGCAGGCCACCGCGCTGGTGATGAAGGCCTTCACCGCCGGGTAGGCGGCCTCGGCGTAGCGGCTCGGGCAGACCCGCGCGTAGGTGGCCCCGTCGGCCGCGTTGAGCGAGACCGAGACGGCGTCCACCCCGGCTGCGGCCAGCTCGGGCGGCACGTCGCGTCCCTCGCGCAGCGAGGCCAGCCCGTCGGTGTCCACCCGCACCCGGCGCACCCCGGCCGCCTTGAGCCGCCTCGCCAGGTCGAGGACCACCTCGAGGCGGCGGGTGGGCTCGCCGAAGCCGGTGAAGACCACCTCCGAGCGCCCCGCCAGGCCAGCCTCGACGGCCGCCGCCCAGACCTCGTCGGCCGTCGGGTTGCGCTCCAGCTTCAGGTCGAAGCCGCCCACCGAGAAGTCGCCGTCCCGGATCTTCGGGCAGAAGAGGCAGGCCAGCGTGCAGCCGCTGGTGACGTTGAGGTAGAGCGCGTCGCCGAGCGGATAGGCGAGCACCGGCGCGGGCTGTGGGGGGGCGGTCACGGCGCCCGGGTGATAGCAGCCGCGGCCCCCGGGCGCCACGGCGGCGGGGGTCGGCCCGGGCTCACTCCGCCTCGGCCAGCTCCTGCCCGCTGCAGCCCACGCAGAAGCGCGCCTCGGGGATGGCGCGGATGCGCTGCAGTCCCATGGGCCCGCCGCACGCCTGGCAGGTGCCGTAGCTGCCGTCGGTCATGCGGCGCAGGGCGCCGTCGATCTCGGCCAGCTCGCGCCGGACGGGCTCGGAGATGGGCTCGGGCGTGGCCTCGTAGTCGACCCACCGCGCCGCCGGATCGCCGCCCGGCGGCAGGCCCACCTGGCGGTGGAGCGTGCTGCGGCGGCGGATGAGGAACTCCCTGGCCTCGGACTCGTACCCGATCATGACAGGCACCTCCAAAGCACGCCCCGTGCCGGGAATTTACGCAGTGTTTCCAAGGGCCTCGACCGCAAACCTGGCGCACCGGAATCGGCCAGCGCACCGGTTGCGCACATCCCCCCCTCCCGCGCCCGGAGGTGTCGCCTCGCCCGGAGGCCGGCCCCTCACCGCCGCCGCCGGCAGGTGCCCGCCGCCGGCCCCTTATCCCGGCAGCGCCCGCCGGACCTGACCGCCAGCGGCCAGGTCGAGCAGGGCACCGGTGGGCTGGCGGGTGGCCGGATCGAGGCGCCGCACCAGCGGCCGGTCCCACAGGTCCGCCCCGCGCGCCGGGGCCGTCGAGCGGGCCAGCGTCCCGTCCCCGAGCTCGAGCAAGGTGCCGGGCGGATAGCGCCCCAGGGCGTTGACGAGCAGCTGCGCCAGCGCCGGGTGGTAGAGCCTGCCGCCCGCCTTGAGCATGGCGCCCAGCGCGTCGGGCCGCGTCACCTTGGCCCCGTAGAGTCGGATCACGTTGGTGTAGTCCTCGGCCAGCCGCAGGATCGACCCCATGGTGGACGGGCGCTGCGCCGGGTCGGCGAAGTCCCGGTGGTGCTCCAGCACGGCGCGCAGGCGGCGCAGCTTGGCCTCGGAGAAGCCGCGCTGGCGCAGCACGATGCGCGCCCCCTGCACCGAGTGGCGCCCCAGCGCAGCCGGCCCCTCGCCCACCTCGGGCGCCAGGTAGCCGGCGTCGTGGACCAGCGCCGAGATGCCGAGGTCCTGCAGGAAGCCCGCCGGCAGCCCGGCCTCCTTGCCCAGCACCAGCGCCACCAGGGCCACCTGCACGGCGTGCGCCGCGTGGGGCGGGCAGTCGGGGAAGCCGAGCCAGAAGGCCGGGGCCGAGAGGCCCGCCTCCAGCGCCTCGATGACGCTGCGGCGCAGCGGCAGCGGGTTGAGCACCCGCCCGGCGGCCACGTTCTGGAAGGTCTCCTCCACCTGCAGCAGGAGCTGCGCCAGCACCTCGCCCGGATCGCGCCGCGGGGCGTCGCCGTCCGACCGCACGGCGCGGAACCGGTAGATGCCGGACAGCTCCACCGAGGCCGCCCCGTGCTGCGCCAGCCAGTCGCCCAGCGAGCGGCGCGGCGCGCTGGCCGCGGCGGCGCCGGCCAGCCCCGCCACCAGCGCCCGGATCTGCTCCGGCTCCAGCGCGGCGTGGAAGGAGAGCCCGCCGGTGTTGTGGCGGCGCAGCTCCGAGCCCAGGTCCTTCTGCCCGCCGCGGACCTCGCCGCGCACCCGGATGTCGTTGACGTAGACCTGGTCCTCCACCGTGACCAGGTGCACCGTGCCGAGCAGGTCGCCCAGCGAGGCCAGGGCCCTCCCGAACTCGGCCACCGGGGCGTCGAAGGCCCGGTTGTCGGGGGCGTGGGTGCGGGTCAGCTTGAGCAGGCCGTTCAGCATGTGGGCCAGCTGCTCGCCGCCCTCCCGGACCTTCTGCGCCAGCTCCCGGTCCTCGCCGGCCCGGGCCCGTCCCAGGGCCCGCCCCAGCGCCTGCTGCGCGCGCGCCAGCTCATCCATGGCGGACCCCCTGCGCGGCCTGGTGGCGGCGCCGCGCCAGCGTGGCGAAGCAGTGGCGGCGCAGGGCCTCGTCGGCCCCCTTGGCCACCGCCTCCAGCTGGGACACCGCCTCCGGCGCCGGGTGGGCGCCCAGCCCGGCCACCGCGGCCCACTGCAGCGACTCGTCGGCGCCGCCGCCGGCCAGCCGGCCCAGCAGCCCCTTCCTGGGCCGGAGCCACTCGGCGAAGAGCTCGGCGGCGCGGGCCGGGTGCAGCTGGCAGAGCGCCCGCCCCAGGGCCGAGGCCTCCTCGTGCGACAGCCCCTTGCGGGCGGTGAGCGCCTCCTGGACCGCCGGGAAGGCGGCCGCCTGGCCGCGCCGCTCCAGCACCTGCGCCGCGGCGATGCGCACCGGCTCCTGGTCGGCGTGCAGCAGCCGGAGCAGCCGCTCCAGCGGCACCTCGCCCTCGGCGGCCTCCATGGCCCGCAGCGCCTCCACCTGCAGGGTGTGGTCGCGGTGCTCCAGCAGGGCCGCCGCGGCCGCCGCCGCCCGGTCCGGCGCCCGCGCCACGATGGCCTGGATGAGGGCGCGGGCGGCCTGCGGCTCGAGCGCCGCCAGGCGCGCCACGATGACGTCGGCGTCGGCCGGCAGCCGGCTCTCGGCGATGTGCAGCAGCACGTGACGGCGGGCCGGATCGGCCTCGCCGGCCAGCAGGTCGAGGGCCGCCTCGGCCGGCACCAGCGGCAGCAGGCGGGCCGCCTCCGGCGGCAGGTCCATCGAGCCCGGCGGGACCGCGGCCACCACCGCCTCCAGCACCCGCGCGTCGCCCAGCGCCCGCAGCAGGTCGTCGCGCAGCGGGCCGGCCGGCTGCCGCCCGGCCAGGTCGGCCAGCGCCGCCAGCGCCGCCAGCGCGCCATCGGCGATGAGGAAGTCGCGCACCTCGCAGAGGAACTGCTGCGCCTCGCGCGGCGCCACCCCGCCCCGGCCGGCCTCCTGCAGCAGCAGCGCCGCCAGCCGCAGGGCGTGGGGGGCCAGGGTCTCCGGCCCCTCCTCGGCCCGGAGCGGCGCCAGCGCCTCCCCGCCCACCTCGCGGTAGGTGATGGGCCCGGGCGGCGGCAGGAGGGGGAACGGGGTGTCGAAGCCGGCCGGCGTGGCAGCCCCCTGGCCGGCCCGGCGGCGCTGCTCGGCGGGCTCCGGGTTGTCCTCCTCCGGGGTGAAGCCCTCCACCGCGGCGAAGGAGATCCCGGAGAACTCCGCCTTGCGCAGCATGGTGACCAGGTCCTCCTCCTGCTGGCGGATCCCGGTGGCCCGGATGGCCATGAGCTGGAGGAAGTGCAGCAGCTCGGACCAGGGCAGGCCCGGCTGGAAGGTGAGCCGGCGCACCCCGTCGCGGAAGAGCCGGAAGGCCAGCGACCGCTCGCGGTCCTCCTCGCGGTACACCGCCTCGCCCTCCCGCAGCAGGTCGAAGGGCAGCACCTCGACCACCAGCGCCCCGGCGGCGGTGACCGCCTCGGCCTTGCGCTGGTAGTCGGCCAGGAACTGGCGCACCACGGCGTTGCCCGGATCGTAGAGCGTGAAGGAGCGCGCCGCCTTGGAGAGCGCCAGCACGAAGGCGGCGGCGGCCTGGCCGGCGGCCGAGGTGGCCAGCGGAGCCCGCTCCGGGTCGTGCGCCGGGCCGGCGGGGGCGCCGGGGGATGGCGGCTGGGGCTGCGTCATCGAACCTCCGCTTTCTCCACGGAAGTGAACCCCCCGCCCCGGAGGGCGTCAAGCACACGACCCGGTGACGAGTATGATCGAGCGATGTGCGGCCGCTTCTCGCTCACCCTCTCCGACATCGCCGCCCTGGCCCGCGCCTGGGGCGCCGAGGTGGACGCGGCCCTGCTGGCGGGCTGGCGGCCGCGCTTCAACGTGGCGCCCGGGCAGCGGGCGCCGCTGCTGCGCGGCCCGGCGGGCGCGCGCCGGCTGGCGCTGGCGACCTTCGGCCTGCCGGCCGCCCACGGCGCCCTCCACCTGAACGCCCGCGCCGAGACCGCCGCCGCCAGGCCGGCCTTCCGCGAGGCGCTGCGGCAGGGCCGGGCAGTGGTGCCGGCCGACGGGTTCTACGAGTGGGAAGGTCCCCCCGCGGCGCGCCGGCCCAGCTGGTTCCACCGCCCCGACGGGGCGCCGCTGCTGCTGGCGGCGGTGTCGGGCCCTGGCTCCGACGGGCAGCCGGCCTTCGCCATCCTCACCTGCGGGGCGGTGGCGCCGGTGGCGCGGCTGCACGACCGGATGCCCGTGCTGGTGCCACCGGAGGCCCTGGAGGCCTGGCTGGCCGAGGGGCCGCCGCCGGCCTTGCCGCCCTCGGCGCCGGGGGCGCTGGCGGCCCGGCTGGTCTCGCCGCGGGTGAACTCCCCGCGAGTGGACGGGCCGGAGTGCCTGGAGGCGCCCGAGCAGGGGTCGCTCTTCTGAGCGACCCGACCTCGACCGCGACCGGGACCTCGACCGCGACCTCGACCTCAGACCTCCCTGCTCGACCCGAGCCGGACCCCGGCGGCCTGGAAGGCGGCGTCGGTGGCCGCCGCCTGCGCCGGGAAGACGGCCCGGGTCAGGTCGTCGAGCACCACCGCCTCGAACCCCTCGGCTGCAGCGTCCTCGGCGCTGAAGCGGACGCAGAAGTCGCGGGCCAGGCCGCACAGGAACACCCGGGACACGCCGCGGGCCCGCAGCCAGGCCCCCAGCCCGGTGGTCGGGCGAGCCCCGTCCGGGCCCAGGTTCTCCCGGAAGGCGGAGTAGGAGTCCACCTCCAGGCGCGTCCCCTTGCGCAGCAGCAGCGTCACCGCCGCGTCCGGCAGGGACGGGTCCAGCGCCGCGCCCGGCGAGGCCCTGACGCAGTGGTCCGGCCAGAGCTCCTGGGGCCCCTGCGGCCGCTGGAGCGTGGTGAACGGCGCCGCGCCCGGGTGGCTCGAGGCGAAGGAGACGTGGCCCGGCGGATGCCAGTCCTGGGTGGCCACCACCACGCCGAAGCGGGGCGCCAGCGCGGCGATGGGGGCCACCACCTGGGCGCCGCCGGCCACCCCCAGCGCCCCCCCGGGCAGGAAGTCGCGCTGCAGGTCGACGACGAGGAGGGCATCGCGCAGCGGATGGAGTGGCATGGGGGCGGATGATACCCCTGGCCCGGGCCCGCCGCGCGCCGCGCCGGAGCCCCGAATCATCAGGCTTTCCCGGCGGGTTCCAGGTTGTCTCCGCGCACGCTCTGGGCTAGCTTCCGCCGCCTATGGACAAGACCTGGGTCAAGGACGTGAAGGAGGGGGACCGGCTGAAGAGCGTCTTCCTCGTCGCCCGCAAGGCCACGCCCACCGCCAAGAGCGGCAAGACGTACCTGGCCGCCACCTTCACCGACCGGACGGGTGAGCTGGAGGCCCGCGCCTTCGACAAGCTCGAGGAGCTCGGCGCGGCCTTCGAGGAGAAGGACTTCGTCGAGGTCGAGGGGCTGGTCGGCACCTTCCAGGGCCGCCCGCAGCTGCGGGTCGAGACCGCCACCAAGGTGGACCCGGCCGGCCTCGACGCCGCCGAGTTCATCTGGGTGGCGCCGCCCGAGCCCAAGAAGCCCGAGCGCCCGGCGCCCACCGAGGTGGACGACGTCCACTGGAAGGAGCTGCTGGTCCTGGTGGACGCGGTGGTCGATCCCAACGTGAAGTCCCTCATCGCCGCCTTCCTGGCCGACGAGGACTTCGCCGCCCGCTTCCGCCGCTCGGCGGCCGCCAAGACGGTGCACCACGCCTACGCCGGCGGCCTGCTGGAGCACACCGTCGCCACCATCAAGCTGGC
This DNA window, taken from Anaeromyxobacter sp., encodes the following:
- a CDS encoding isochorismatase family protein, which gives rise to MPLHPLRDALLVVDLQRDFLPGGALGVAGGAQVVAPIAALAPRFGVVVATQDWHPPGHVSFASSHPGAAPFTTLQRPQGPQELWPDHCVRASPGAALDPSLPDAAVTLLLRKGTRLEVDSYSAFRENLGPDGARPTTGLGAWLRARGVSRVFLCGLARDFCVRFSAEDAAAEGFEAVVLDDLTRAVFPAQAAATDAAFQAAGVRLGSSREV
- a CDS encoding radical SAM protein — translated: MTAPPQPAPVLAYPLGDALYLNVTSGCTLACLFCPKIRDGDFSVGGFDLKLERNPTADEVWAAAVEAGLAGRSEVVFTGFGEPTRRLEVVLDLARRLKAAGVRRVRVDTDGLASLREGRDVPPELAAAGVDAVSVSLNAADGATYARVCPSRYAEAAYPAVKAFITSAVACLPEVAASVVAMPGMVEADCRAVAEGLGARFRWRPYDRLGRIDAPPEGATPAPAGANS
- a CDS encoding sigma-54-dependent Fis family transcriptional regulator — its product is MSLIPGNRTKERILIVEDEANARAALTTILLEEGFEVAVAANGEEALALLPGFAPAAVLADVRMPRMDGMTLLKRAREQGSDAVFVMMTAFASVEAAVEAMRAGAENYLVKPLDTNAVLVVLEKALEKLRLQRDTQNLRERVRERYRFHNIVGDAPELQAVFDVVKRAASTKATVLILGESGTGKSLIAQAIHEDSPRAAKPFVKVNLAALSETLIESELFGHEKGAFTGAVGKRDGRFDLADGGTIFLDEFGDIPLGLQVKLLRVIQSQEFERVGGNETRKVDVRVVAATNKDLLEMVRSGRFREDLYYRLNVVAVTLPPLRSRKGDIPSLVSHFMDLYSRSYGKEIKGLAPGTLNALLSHDWPGNVRELENVVERAVVLCKSTELTAEDLPPALRGPRPRERSPGALIPGATLYEIEREAILRTLEMVGGSTSRAAEILGISVRKIQYRLKEYAAGTPAPAGDPGEDPGDGPG
- a CDS encoding TraR/DksA C4-type zinc finger protein — protein: MIGYESEAREFLIRRRSTLHRQVGLPPGGDPAARWVDYEATPEPISEPVRRELAEIDGALRRMTDGSYGTCQACGGPMGLQRIRAIPEARFCVGCSGQELAEAE
- a CDS encoding SOS response-associated peptidase; this encodes MCGRFSLTLSDIAALARAWGAEVDAALLAGWRPRFNVAPGQRAPLLRGPAGARRLALATFGLPAAHGALHLNARAETAAARPAFREALRQGRAVVPADGFYEWEGPPAARRPSWFHRPDGAPLLLAAVSGPGSDGQPAFAILTCGAVAPVARLHDRMPVLVPPEALEAWLAEGPPPALPPSAPGALAARLVSPRVNSPRVDGPECLEAPEQGSLF
- a CDS encoding response regulator → MRRYLIVDDNRQFAENLAEILRDRGDEVIIAGGGREALDRAATIRFDALLTDMRMPVMGGAELVHEVRRLDPGLAALVITAHVGDDALEAARSEGLLAVLPKPVPVGRLLDLLASARRDGLVVIVEDDQRLSDNLTEALRSRGFAAVTAASVLETERLGPVRPFAALVDLRVPGGPDGEAMRRLGARFPGLPMIVMTGLHDQAPPPTTAFFLKPFDTGALLDAVGRLHAARAGATPAGGAP
- a CDS encoding response regulator, which produces MKDHPPRRPRVLLVDDNAGLVENLSEILEEAGYQVRSAASCAAALPAAREGFDVALVDLRLPDGDGTALAPQLKLASPDGEVVLLTGFATLESAVAAVRAGACAYLVKPCATPELLVTVEQAMRQVRLHGEKRELARRAQMAEKLAAVGTMTAGLSHEIRNPLNAAMLQLTVLERRLLKLPGQGQGPLLEPLTLVKDEIRRLDHILEDFLQFARPREFVPRPVDVPAVVARVLDLLGGEAERRGIRLERELAPAGPTAWVAGDEERLRQVLVNLTLNALEATPDGGQVRVACFTEPADPEREGDAGRVGITLEDSGAGVEPAARDRIFEPFFTTKAKGSGLGLSIVHAIVAQHGGTISVEDGVGGGARFVLRLPRTG